In Bactrocera oleae isolate idBacOlea1 chromosome 5, idBacOlea1, whole genome shotgun sequence, a genomic segment contains:
- the RhoGAP18B gene encoding uncharacterized protein RhoGAP18B isoform X1 has product MSEENFTIYENCSNFAKNKDDSTVYGKMVSQKNTRLNEDKSPENESAFSFTVYDVKSELFEKRQPIYENIKHNVLSSQKLLFKKLFGTATNNDIFYENLCRGCGYGIFEGKNYLCDFCIRMVEGPKNKKSQSSRKRNQNHVNTEENIYENICSLCSNLYNTQECEFCIRNEKLMETTEAGKLEVMKKKQKTLYFQNLDKPKLFDGISGSLKKSSKSKQFYSNKQECIKKKHKRVEAIYNVTEHSNVSPSNEVFNMQRILNFKQKKTSNDAFRREQHIYGRLKFREHFIGKIPLEVTSNHTEAKSHELLKEDPDFVYTKSSIECSLASRKRSKSHKILKKISTRPFNTPDHKTLHTPLSESVCYWVKLLRLQVHNYHIYGTSFDDGDYALCIPKSLPSRSVLIHTYCDAASSYEKNNFVSPRYLEIGMTNLTATDKNVEEENTTFTNKISHIHVSKQIENRFEAMVDVFKQNLMEKFMVYKQREYQTSVEHSNYSLNTLSEANYVARSSLQRTQWPSEHSPIAVMNYQPLSTVTTDKGRTSCFSTCNVIKSKCNHCGCLCGGGVSEKTKNEIIKKKFEKNDIDKSEMITTYNNAHGQHTKQINGYFFDIIGNFCNNSHEIYEVSHQNPKINQFNFVSLINNVLISYSLNTNVLHLCSNRLQYFNWFQDWLLYNFNPWSFNVKRALKVLANYNSFKISFKLWAVLNESVKRHRSLWKHDKQGENIYGEAPIDSTVSEQVTKFIPMAFQSSSLGSDFIVNENESAQLIARQNMGTNKCMNDKVVLRTKTKESLERSKKAQGKYLDLDENVVKVNNYDYNKNADIDLKTGTKILNNPSPSDEKNNSSYTEEEFKISREENIYQPIWKFQTVGEALYDSDPEYYNLSNRTGNSRYLHKRKQRMSNDSSIPYLVISDNGEDHGDWETDDEFMFSKQFDEYCGAGDIISQNTTSQSNSTITSASSADIITASSNSNFLHPIFRTVCIFFSLKEPKIRAIVYDYTYNQSSHYFAKNKNANLHSHNKANGKLKPITTSTFNWSPTSINHQQNIAFPSSLTNRTCANNEPATDSSLSPVNAWKLNLLNISNIEDEDDMFVSEKELLRSQAFKGNAEYESSTPKLFAPQLIKSVSSGNILDIPSVDDKKTITERVRSKFPRSVFKLNVRSPKSEKKQNDVIHFGKTESLYLETDAQPEFPIFGAPLEKLEMSEVVHHVPRFIVDCVAYIERKNSILQDGLYRASGNKVAIDELKKKLSESYAYNSNLLVADDIHTITSLLKQFFRELSNPLIPQHIYDQLGRNFLETVGIEVLKNTLEEIPDPNRATLKFLIRHLKNVAAFSKENRMPASNLAIVWGPCIFTSEQIVFGDIGRMNTLTKLIIENYEYIFSENERLVN; this is encoded by the exons ATGTCAGAAGAGAATTTTACTATATATGAGAACTGTTCAAACTTTGCAAAAAACAAGGATGATAGTACTGTGTATGGTAAAATGGTTTCGCAAAAAAACACTCGACTCAATGAAGACAAAAGCCCTGAAAACGAAAGTGCATTTAGTTTTACGGTATATGACGTAAAATCGGAGTTGTTTGAAAAAAGGCAACCGATATACGAAAATATCAAACATAACGTATTATCAAGCCAAAAACTactattcaaaaaattatttggaacaGCGACAAATAATGATATTTTCTATGAAAACTTGTGTCGTGGATGTGGTTATGGTATTTTTGAAGGGAAAAATTATTTGTGTGACTTTTGTATACGTATGGTTGAAGgacccaaaaataaaaaatcccaGAGTTCGcgaaaaagaaatcaaaatcaTGTGAACACTGAGGAGAATAtctatgaaaatatttgttccctttgttcaaatttatataatactcAAGAATGTGAATTCTGTATAAGAAACGAAAAATTAATGGAAACAACGGAAGCAGGAAAACTTgaagttatgaaaaaaaaacaaaagacatTGTATTTTCAGAATTTGGATAAGCCTAAGCTCTTCGATGGAATTTCGGGGTCGTTGAAGAAAAGTTCAAAGTCTAAACAATTTTATTCGAATAAACaagaatgtataaaaaaaaaacacaagcgTGTAGAGGCAATCTATAACGTCACAGAACACTCTAATGTTTCCCCCTCGAATGAAGTATTTAATATGCAAAGAATACtcaattttaaacaaaagaaaactagCAACGATGCATTCCGGAGAGAGCAACATATATACGGCCGATTAAAATTTCGCGAACATTTTATTGGTAAAATTCCTTTAGAAGTGACTTCTAATCATACTGAAGCTAAATCGCATGAATTGCTAAAGGAAGATCCAGATTTCGTTTACACCAAAAGTTCTATTGAATGTTCATTAGCTTCAAGGAAACGATCAAAATCAcacaaaattctaaaaaaaatttcaactcgtcCTTTTAATACACCAGATCATAAAACGCTTCACACCCCTCTGTCTGAAAGCGTTTGTTATTGGGTGAAATTGCTTCGTCTACAAGTTCATAATTATCACATTTATGGTACATCATTTGATGATGGCGATTATGCTTTATGTATTCCTAAGAGCCTTCCATCAAGAAGCGTGTTGATACACACATACTGCGATGCTGCTTCAAGTTATGAAAAGAACAATTTTGTTTCCCCTCGCTATTTAGAAATAGGAATGACTAATTTGACAGCCACTGATAAAAACGTAGAAGAAGAAAATACtacattcacaaataaaataagtCATATTCATGTTAGTAAGCAAATTGAGAATCGTTTTGAGGCAATGGTTGATGTATTTAAGCAAAATCTCATGGAAAAATTTATGGTTTATAAACAGAGAGAGTATCAAACATCTGTTGAGCATTCCAACTATTCGCTCAATACATTATCAGAAGCAAACTACGTAGCACGATCATCACTGCAGCGAACCCAATGGCCCTCCGAACACAGTCCGATTGCGGTAATGAATTATCAACCGCTCTCAACAGTTACCACCGACAAAGGTCGAACTAGTTGCTTTTCAACTTGCAATGTGATCAAAAGCAAGTGCAATCATTGTGGTTGTCTATGTGGTGGAGGGGTatcagaaaaaactaaaaacgaaattatcaaaaaaaaatttgaaaaaaatgatatAGACAAATCGGAAATGATCACTACATACAACAATGCACACGGGCAGCACACCAAACAAATAAACGgttattttttcgatattataggcaatttttgcaataattCGCACGAAATATACGAAGTGAGCCATCAAAATCCAAAAATCAACCAGTTTAATTTTGTGAGTTTAATTAACAATGTGTTAATATCGTATAGCCTTAATACAAACGTCTTGCATTTGTGTTCTAATCGATTGCAGTACTTTAATTGGTTTCAAGATTGGCTGCTTTACAATTTCAACCCGTGGAGCTTCAATGTTAAACGTGCTTTAAAGGTGCTGGCTAATTATAATAgctttaaaatatcatttaaattatGGGCTGTACTGAATGAGTCAGTAAAGCGGCATAGAAGTTTATGGAAACATGATAAACAAGGAGAGAACATTTATGGTGAAGCACCAATTGACAGTACAGTGAGCGAACAAGTTACGAAATTTATTCCAATGGCTTTTCAAAGTAGTAGTTTGGGGAGCGACTTTATTGTTAATGAGAATGAGAGCGCACAATTAATTGCCAGACAAAATATGGgtacaaataaatgtatgaatGACAAAGTAGTTCTACGTACAAAAACTAAAGAATCATTGGAAAGAAGTAAAAAAGCTCAAGGGAAATATTTGGATCTTGATGAAAATGTagttaaagtaaataattatgattataataaaaatgcagatattgatttgaaaactgggaccaaaattttaaataatcctAGCCCTTctgatgaaaaaaataattcatcTTATACTgaagaagaatttaaaatatcaaGGGAAGAAAACATTTACCAGCCCATTTGGAAGTTTCAAACCGTTGGAGAGGCTCTTTACGATAGTGATCCTGAATACTATAACTTGAGTAATCGAACTGGTAATTCGAGGTATTTGCACAAAAGGAAACAACGGATGTCAAATGATTCATCAATTCCATATCTTGTTATATCTGATAATGGGGAAGATCATGGAGATTGGGAGACCGATGAcgaatttatgttttcaaaacaGTTTGATGAATACTGCGGAGCAGGCGACATAATATCACAGAACACTACTTCTCAGAGCAATAGTACAATCACAAGTGCTTCGAGTGCTGACATCATTACTGCATCATCAAACTCAAATTTTCTACATCCCATTTTCCGTacagtgtgcattttttttagcttaaagGAGCCTAAAATTCGTGCAATCGTATATGATTACACATACAACCAATCTTCgcattattttgcaaaaaataaaaatgcaaacttGCATTCTCACAATAAGGCAAACGGAAAATTGAAACCTATAACTACATCTACTTTTAATTGGTCACCGACATCAATTAATCATCAACAAAACATAGCATTTCCATCATCATTAACGAACAGAACATGTGCAAATAATGAACCTGCCACAGACTCTAGTTTGAGTCCAGTAAATGCGTGGAAGCTGAACCTAttaaatatatccaatattGAAGATGAAGATGACATG TTCGTGTCGGAGAAAGAGCTTTTGCGGTCCCAGGCCTTTAAAGGTAATGCCGAATATGAGAGTTCAACCCCAAAACTATTTGCTCCCCAGCTTATTAAAAGTGTTTCGTCCGGTAATATTTTGGATATACCAAGTGTGGAtgacaaaaaaacaattacagAACGTGTGCGTAGTAAAT TTCCAAGAAGCGTCTTTAAACT AAATGTACGTTCACCAAAAAGCGAGAAGAAACAAAATGACGTCATTCATTTTGGAAAAACGGAAAGTTTATATTTGGAAACAGATGCGCAACCCGAGTTTCCAATTTTCGGAGCACCACTTGAAAAATTAGAAATGAGTGAAGTTGTTCATCATGTTCCACGTTTTATTGTGGACTGTGTAGCTTATATCGAACGTAAAAACTCGATATTACAAGATGGATTATATCGTGCTTCTGGCAACAAAGTAGCTATTGATGAATTGAAGAAAAAGCTATCCGAAAGCTACGCATACAATTCAAATCTTTTGGTTGCTGATGATATACATACTATTACCAGTTTATTAAAACAATTCTTTCGAGAATTGAGCAACCCTTTGATCCCTCAACATATATATGATCAACTCGGACGTAATTTTCTTGAGACTGTTGGTATtgaagtattgaaaaatacgcTTGAGGAAATACCTGATCCTAATCGTGcaacattaaaatttcttataCGGCATTTAaagaa TGTTGCCGCCTTTAGTAAAGAAAACCGGATGCCTGCATCTAACTTAGCAATTGTATGGGGTCCATGCATTTTTACATCAGAACAAATTGTATTTGGTGACATCGGACGAATGAATACattaactaaattaattattgaaaactaCGAATACATATTTAGCGAAAATGAGCGACTTGTAAATTAA
- the RhoGAP18B gene encoding uncharacterized protein RhoGAP18B isoform X2 codes for MSEENFTIYENCSNFAKNKDDSTVYGKMVSQKNTRLNEDKSPENESAFSFTVYDVKSELFEKRQPIYENIKHNVLSSQKLLFKKLFGTATNNDIFYENLCRGCGYGIFEGKNYLCDFCIRMVEGPKNKKSQSSRKRNQNHVNTEENIYENICSLCSNLYNTQECEFCIRNEKLMETTEAGKLEVMKKKQKTLYFQNLDKPKLFDGISGSLKKSSKSKQFYSNKQECIKKKHKRVEAIYNVTEHSNVSPSNEVFNMQRILNFKQKKTSNDAFRREQHIYGRLKFREHFIGKIPLEVTSNHTEAKSHELLKEDPDFVYTKSSIECSLASRKRSKSHKILKKISTRPFNTPDHKTLHTPLSESVCYWVKLLRLQVHNYHIYGTSFDDGDYALCIPKSLPSRSVLIHTYCDAASSYEKNNFVSPRYLEIGMTNLTATDKNVEEENTTFTNKISHIHVSKQIENRFEAMVDVFKQNLMEKFMVYKQREYQTSVEHSNYSLNTLSEANYVARSSLQRTQWPSEHSPIAVMNYQPLSTVTTDKGRTSCFSTCNVIKSKCNHCGCLCGGGVSEKTKNEIIKKKFEKNDIDKSEMITTYNNAHGQHTKQINGYFFDIIGNFCNNSHEIYEVSHQNPKINQFNFYFNWFQDWLLYNFNPWSFNVKRALKVLANYNSFKISFKLWAVLNESVKRHRSLWKHDKQGENIYGEAPIDSTVSEQVTKFIPMAFQSSSLGSDFIVNENESAQLIARQNMGTNKCMNDKVVLRTKTKESLERSKKAQGKYLDLDENVVKVNNYDYNKNADIDLKTGTKILNNPSPSDEKNNSSYTEEEFKISREENIYQPIWKFQTVGEALYDSDPEYYNLSNRTGNSRYLHKRKQRMSNDSSIPYLVISDNGEDHGDWETDDEFMFSKQFDEYCGAGDIISQNTTSQSNSTITSASSADIITASSNSNFLHPIFRTVCIFFSLKEPKIRAIVYDYTYNQSSHYFAKNKNANLHSHNKANGKLKPITTSTFNWSPTSINHQQNIAFPSSLTNRTCANNEPATDSSLSPVNAWKLNLLNISNIEDEDDMFVSEKELLRSQAFKGNAEYESSTPKLFAPQLIKSVSSGNILDIPSVDDKKTITERVRSKFPRSVFKLNVRSPKSEKKQNDVIHFGKTESLYLETDAQPEFPIFGAPLEKLEMSEVVHHVPRFIVDCVAYIERKNSILQDGLYRASGNKVAIDELKKKLSESYAYNSNLLVADDIHTITSLLKQFFRELSNPLIPQHIYDQLGRNFLETVGIEVLKNTLEEIPDPNRATLKFLIRHLKNVAAFSKENRMPASNLAIVWGPCIFTSEQIVFGDIGRMNTLTKLIIENYEYIFSENERLVN; via the exons ATGTCAGAAGAGAATTTTACTATATATGAGAACTGTTCAAACTTTGCAAAAAACAAGGATGATAGTACTGTGTATGGTAAAATGGTTTCGCAAAAAAACACTCGACTCAATGAAGACAAAAGCCCTGAAAACGAAAGTGCATTTAGTTTTACGGTATATGACGTAAAATCGGAGTTGTTTGAAAAAAGGCAACCGATATACGAAAATATCAAACATAACGTATTATCAAGCCAAAAACTactattcaaaaaattatttggaacaGCGACAAATAATGATATTTTCTATGAAAACTTGTGTCGTGGATGTGGTTATGGTATTTTTGAAGGGAAAAATTATTTGTGTGACTTTTGTATACGTATGGTTGAAGgacccaaaaataaaaaatcccaGAGTTCGcgaaaaagaaatcaaaatcaTGTGAACACTGAGGAGAATAtctatgaaaatatttgttccctttgttcaaatttatataatactcAAGAATGTGAATTCTGTATAAGAAACGAAAAATTAATGGAAACAACGGAAGCAGGAAAACTTgaagttatgaaaaaaaaacaaaagacatTGTATTTTCAGAATTTGGATAAGCCTAAGCTCTTCGATGGAATTTCGGGGTCGTTGAAGAAAAGTTCAAAGTCTAAACAATTTTATTCGAATAAACaagaatgtataaaaaaaaaacacaagcgTGTAGAGGCAATCTATAACGTCACAGAACACTCTAATGTTTCCCCCTCGAATGAAGTATTTAATATGCAAAGAATACtcaattttaaacaaaagaaaactagCAACGATGCATTCCGGAGAGAGCAACATATATACGGCCGATTAAAATTTCGCGAACATTTTATTGGTAAAATTCCTTTAGAAGTGACTTCTAATCATACTGAAGCTAAATCGCATGAATTGCTAAAGGAAGATCCAGATTTCGTTTACACCAAAAGTTCTATTGAATGTTCATTAGCTTCAAGGAAACGATCAAAATCAcacaaaattctaaaaaaaatttcaactcgtcCTTTTAATACACCAGATCATAAAACGCTTCACACCCCTCTGTCTGAAAGCGTTTGTTATTGGGTGAAATTGCTTCGTCTACAAGTTCATAATTATCACATTTATGGTACATCATTTGATGATGGCGATTATGCTTTATGTATTCCTAAGAGCCTTCCATCAAGAAGCGTGTTGATACACACATACTGCGATGCTGCTTCAAGTTATGAAAAGAACAATTTTGTTTCCCCTCGCTATTTAGAAATAGGAATGACTAATTTGACAGCCACTGATAAAAACGTAGAAGAAGAAAATACtacattcacaaataaaataagtCATATTCATGTTAGTAAGCAAATTGAGAATCGTTTTGAGGCAATGGTTGATGTATTTAAGCAAAATCTCATGGAAAAATTTATGGTTTATAAACAGAGAGAGTATCAAACATCTGTTGAGCATTCCAACTATTCGCTCAATACATTATCAGAAGCAAACTACGTAGCACGATCATCACTGCAGCGAACCCAATGGCCCTCCGAACACAGTCCGATTGCGGTAATGAATTATCAACCGCTCTCAACAGTTACCACCGACAAAGGTCGAACTAGTTGCTTTTCAACTTGCAATGTGATCAAAAGCAAGTGCAATCATTGTGGTTGTCTATGTGGTGGAGGGGTatcagaaaaaactaaaaacgaaattatcaaaaaaaaatttgaaaaaaatgatatAGACAAATCGGAAATGATCACTACATACAACAATGCACACGGGCAGCACACCAAACAAATAAACGgttattttttcgatattataggcaatttttgcaataattCGCACGAAATATACGAAGTGAGCCATCAAAATCCAAAAATCAACCAGTTTAATTTT TACTTTAATTGGTTTCAAGATTGGCTGCTTTACAATTTCAACCCGTGGAGCTTCAATGTTAAACGTGCTTTAAAGGTGCTGGCTAATTATAATAgctttaaaatatcatttaaattatGGGCTGTACTGAATGAGTCAGTAAAGCGGCATAGAAGTTTATGGAAACATGATAAACAAGGAGAGAACATTTATGGTGAAGCACCAATTGACAGTACAGTGAGCGAACAAGTTACGAAATTTATTCCAATGGCTTTTCAAAGTAGTAGTTTGGGGAGCGACTTTATTGTTAATGAGAATGAGAGCGCACAATTAATTGCCAGACAAAATATGGgtacaaataaatgtatgaatGACAAAGTAGTTCTACGTACAAAAACTAAAGAATCATTGGAAAGAAGTAAAAAAGCTCAAGGGAAATATTTGGATCTTGATGAAAATGTagttaaagtaaataattatgattataataaaaatgcagatattgatttgaaaactgggaccaaaattttaaataatcctAGCCCTTctgatgaaaaaaataattcatcTTATACTgaagaagaatttaaaatatcaaGGGAAGAAAACATTTACCAGCCCATTTGGAAGTTTCAAACCGTTGGAGAGGCTCTTTACGATAGTGATCCTGAATACTATAACTTGAGTAATCGAACTGGTAATTCGAGGTATTTGCACAAAAGGAAACAACGGATGTCAAATGATTCATCAATTCCATATCTTGTTATATCTGATAATGGGGAAGATCATGGAGATTGGGAGACCGATGAcgaatttatgttttcaaaacaGTTTGATGAATACTGCGGAGCAGGCGACATAATATCACAGAACACTACTTCTCAGAGCAATAGTACAATCACAAGTGCTTCGAGTGCTGACATCATTACTGCATCATCAAACTCAAATTTTCTACATCCCATTTTCCGTacagtgtgcattttttttagcttaaagGAGCCTAAAATTCGTGCAATCGTATATGATTACACATACAACCAATCTTCgcattattttgcaaaaaataaaaatgcaaacttGCATTCTCACAATAAGGCAAACGGAAAATTGAAACCTATAACTACATCTACTTTTAATTGGTCACCGACATCAATTAATCATCAACAAAACATAGCATTTCCATCATCATTAACGAACAGAACATGTGCAAATAATGAACCTGCCACAGACTCTAGTTTGAGTCCAGTAAATGCGTGGAAGCTGAACCTAttaaatatatccaatattGAAGATGAAGATGACATG TTCGTGTCGGAGAAAGAGCTTTTGCGGTCCCAGGCCTTTAAAGGTAATGCCGAATATGAGAGTTCAACCCCAAAACTATTTGCTCCCCAGCTTATTAAAAGTGTTTCGTCCGGTAATATTTTGGATATACCAAGTGTGGAtgacaaaaaaacaattacagAACGTGTGCGTAGTAAAT TTCCAAGAAGCGTCTTTAAACT AAATGTACGTTCACCAAAAAGCGAGAAGAAACAAAATGACGTCATTCATTTTGGAAAAACGGAAAGTTTATATTTGGAAACAGATGCGCAACCCGAGTTTCCAATTTTCGGAGCACCACTTGAAAAATTAGAAATGAGTGAAGTTGTTCATCATGTTCCACGTTTTATTGTGGACTGTGTAGCTTATATCGAACGTAAAAACTCGATATTACAAGATGGATTATATCGTGCTTCTGGCAACAAAGTAGCTATTGATGAATTGAAGAAAAAGCTATCCGAAAGCTACGCATACAATTCAAATCTTTTGGTTGCTGATGATATACATACTATTACCAGTTTATTAAAACAATTCTTTCGAGAATTGAGCAACCCTTTGATCCCTCAACATATATATGATCAACTCGGACGTAATTTTCTTGAGACTGTTGGTATtgaagtattgaaaaatacgcTTGAGGAAATACCTGATCCTAATCGTGcaacattaaaatttcttataCGGCATTTAaagaa TGTTGCCGCCTTTAGTAAAGAAAACCGGATGCCTGCATCTAACTTAGCAATTGTATGGGGTCCATGCATTTTTACATCAGAACAAATTGTATTTGGTGACATCGGACGAATGAATACattaactaaattaattattgaaaactaCGAATACATATTTAGCGAAAATGAGCGACTTGTAAATTAA